The genome window TTGCAAAAAGTAAAACAAATTTGTTTGCAACTGTTGATAAATCAAAACAAAGAAGTCTGGTTTTACTTTTGCCATTTAATATGAACAAAATTGAAACAGACTCGTTAAAAACGAAAACAGAGCAATTAAAAACAAATAAATTCTTAAACCTTACATTGGATTTTTATGCTGGAGCGCTTATGGCAATTGATTCGGCAAAAACACTTGGATTACCAGTTAATGTAAAAGTTTATGATGTAGAAAGCACAAAATATTCATCAAATGTTGCATCGATTATTTCTAAAAATAACTTTGAAAATGTTGATGTTGTAGTAGGTCCTTTCCAAAATTCGGTTGTGGAAACTACAGCACAATTGCTTTCAAAATATAATGTTCCGGTTATTTCGCCACTTTCAAAAGAGAGAGGTTTACCAATGAATAATTTATATTACACAGTTCCATCTGAAGACTTGTTAAGAACTTCAATGTTCAACTACTTTAAATTTAAAAACGGAAATGTTGTAGCGGTAATAAGTACTAAGAAAACAACTTCTAAAGATTTTATAATTGCTAATTATCCTGAAGTAAAACATGCAGCGTTTAACGATAAAGGTGCTTTAGATGTTGCTTCTTTAAAATCGCAGTTAGTAAAAGGACAAAAGAATTTTGTATTGATGGATATCGAAAAAGCGAGTTCGATTTTAAATATTACCAATATTTTAAAAGGATTGCAAAAAGAGTACGACATTCAATTAGCAGTTTTCGAATTGTATGATGCTTTAAACTTTGAAGAAATTCCAATGAAAAATTTAGCAGAATTGAAAATGTTATTCCCTTCTGCTACAAAAGTGGCTTCGACACCAGAGGAAGTACAATTTGAAAAAGAATTCAAAAAAATAAATAACATCTATCCAAATGCAGCTGCCAAAAAAGGTTTCGATGTTATTTTTGATGCTATGTTGCGTATTTGTCAACCTGATGGATTTGTAAAATCGGCAGAAACCACCAGAACTGAATACATCGAAAATGCATTTGATTATGGTTCTAGCAATGGACTGATTTCGAATAATGCTACTTATTTATTGTATTACGATAGCGATTTAACGATTAAACAAGCGCAATAATGGCAACTTCAAAAGTGACTTATTTAGGTGATTTACGCACCTCTTCTATACATTTACAATCGGGTTCTGAAATTATATCCGATGCACCACTAGACAACAACGGAAAAGGTGAAGCTTTTTCTCCAACTGATACTGTTGCAAACGGATTAGCAAGTTGCATGTTTACGGTTATGGGAATCAAAGCACGAGATATGGAATTTGATTTTTCAGGTTCAACGGCAGAAGTAACCAAAATTATGGGAACCGAACCAAGACGAATTACGGAAATTCATGTAACGTTTAATTTCACTATCAATCCCGACGAGAAGACAAAAACAATCTTAGAAAGAACGGCTATGACTTGCCCAGTTTTCTATAGTTTACATCCAGATATTAAAAAAGAAATCGTTTTTAATTGGAAGTAGGTTAAAACTGAATTTTATCTACAATCTTGTCATTCCGAAGGAATCTCTTTTTAATTCAATCTTAATTGTAATGAAGTTTTTAATTATTTCGTTTTTTTTCTTGCTTTTTTCATGTAGAAATGAAAATGATATTGATTCAAAAAAAATAGATGAAAATTTAAAAACTCAATTTAAAGAAATTAAAAGTGATACACTTATAGTGAATAACTTAAAATTTGTTATAAAGCAGTTTAAAGAAGGAAATTTGGATTTTTCTTTGATTATTTTAAATGGTAAGTTTGATACTATATATAAGCACAAAGATTTTATTAATGAATATAAAATTGCTGACTTTAACAATGATGGATTTCAAGATGTTATATTAGATTATATTACCAATGTGCCAGGTATTGTTGATGTTTTACTTTTTGATTTACATAATGGAAAATTTCAAATAATTGAAGAATTGGGAAATTATGCTAGTCCAATAAAAATAAAGAATTCAGAATGTTATTATTCATATGAAAGAGCTGGATGCGCTGATTATAATTGGGAAAGCGATTTGTTTTACTTATCAGATTATAAATGCGTTAAAATTGGAAATATATCTGGTAAAGGCTGTGGTTATGAAAAAAGAAATGGAATTTTTATAAGTAAAATAGTGAATAATGAAGAAGTCGAAATTAATTGGATAAAACGTGATACAGGTTATTATGAGGATAAATGGGAGTTTATAGAAAATTATTGGACTAAAAATCATTTGAAATTCACCAACTAATGGCTTCCAACCACGAACTCCTCATCAAACTCGCACATACTAAAATGCCCTTTGGTAAATACGAAGGCTATTACTTAATCGACCTTCCGGAGTATTATGTGGTTTGGTATGCTAACAAAGGTTTCCCAAAAGGACAATTGGGCGAACAATTAAAATTGGTCCACGAACTCAAGCTAAACGGCTTAGAACAACTCGTTCGAAACATCCGCAGAAACTTTCCAAAAAAATAAAATATTTTTGCCACAGATTAAAGGATTTTCACTGATTAATCTGTGCTAATCTTAGTAATTCGTTGCTTTAAAATTTCTTTTTGTAACATAAGAAACTTCTCAATAAAGTAAAATTTTTTACCACAGTTCAAAACAATAAATCTGTGCTAATCCATGTAATCCGTGGCTATAAAATTTCGTTTTACGGAATATTTTGTCTTTTAATTATTGAATAGAATATTGTTTACAATTTAATTACAAAATTGATACATCGACTAATTGGCACATTGACTAATTAATATTATCTTTGCACGATTTTATTACAGATAAAAGATATTTATCGCAACAACAACACAACAACAACACAATGAACCAAACTAAGTACATTTTTGTTACCGGAGGTGTGACTTCTTCTTTAGGAAAAGGTATTATCGCAGCTTCGTTAGCTAAATTATTGCAAGCCAGAGGATACAGAACAACTATTCAAAAGTTTGATCCCTACATCAACGTAGATCCAGGAACATTAAATCCTTACGAACATGGAGAATGTTATGTAACTGATGATGGAGCAGAAACAGATTTAGATTTAGGTCACTATGAGCGTTTTTTAAACGTTCCAACTTCTCAAGCAAACAACGTTACTACAGGAAGAGTATATCTTTCTGTTATTGAAAAAGAGCGTAGAGGAGAATTTTTAGGGAAAACAGTTCAGGTTGTTCCTCATATTACAAACGAAATCAAGGAACGCATGCAGTTGCTTGGTAAATCGGGTGATTATGATATTGTAATTACTGAGATTGGAGGAACAGTTGGAGATATTGAATCATTACCTTACATCGAGTCAGTTCGTCAATTGATTTGGGAATTAGGTGAAAATAACGGAATTGTTATTCATTTAACGTTAGTGCCTTATTTGGCTGCTGCCGGAGAATTGAAAACAAAACCAACTCAGCATTCGGTTAAAACTTTAATGGAAAGTGGTATTAAAGCTGATATTTTAGTTTGTAGAACAGAACATGAATTATCTTCAGATTTACGTCAGAAATTAGCATTGTTCTGTAATGTGAAAAAAGAAGCGGTAATTCAATCAATCGATGCGTCTACTATTTATGAAGTTCCAAATTTAATGTTGGAAGAAGGTTTGGATAGAGTAGCGTTAAAAAAATTAGATTTACCTGAAAAGAATTCTCCAGATTTAACTAACTGGAATGAGTTTTTATTCAGATTGAAAAACCCTAAGCACGAAATCAACATCGGTTTAGTTGGAAAATATGTAGAATTACAAGATTCTTACAAATCAATTTTAGAAGCTTTCATTCATGCTGGTGCTGCAAATGAGACAAAAGTGAATGTAATTTCAATCCATTCTGAGTTTTTAGATGCCAATTCGGCAGAAAGTCAATTAAAAGATTTAGATGGTATACTTGTTGCTCCTGGTTTTGGCGGTCGTGGAATTGAAGGTAAAATCGATACCGTTCGTTATGCAAGAGAAAACAATATTCCATTCTTTGGAATTTGCTTAGGAATGCAAATGTCAGTAATTGAGTATTCGCGTAATGTTTTAGGTTATGCTGATGCCAATTCTACCGAAATGAATGAAAATACAGCTCATCCGGTTATTAATTTAATGGAAGAGCAAAAAAATATTGAAAACATGGGAGGAACCATGCGTTTAGGTGCATGGAAATGTAGTATTAAAGAAAATACGTTGGCACACAAAATCTATGGAACAACAGAGATTATGGAACGTCATCGTCATAGATATGAATTCAATGGTGCGTTTTTGAATGAATTAGAAAAGGCAGGTTTAGTAGCTTCAGGAGTTAATCCAGATACTAAATTGGTTGAAATTGTTGAAATTCCAACTCATCCTTTCTTTATTGGCGTTCAATACCATCCTGAATATAAAAGTACAGTAGCTAATCCACATCCACTTTTTGTGAATTTTGTTGCGGCTGCAGTACAACATAAAAATAAATAAACGGTTCACTTAAAAAGGAACACTGAACATTATTAAGTAGATGGAAGAAAAAAAATTAGACCTTAATTCGATTATCGGATTTGTATTGATTTCTGGAATTTTAATTTGGATGCTTTGGTCAAACGCTCCAACACCAGAAGAAATAAAGGAAAAAGAGAAAAAAGAACAATTAGAAAAACAAGCTAAAGAAGTTAATAAAGAAACTTCTGCTGAAGTAGCAAATCCTGTTGCCGATTCAACAAAAAATGCAGCAGCTCAAGCACAGCTAGGTTCTTTTGGATATTCTGCAACACTTCCATCTGCAACAAACGCAGTTACAGAAATTAAAAATGAAGTTTTATCGTTAAAAATTTCTAATAAAGGTGGTTATATCGTAGATGCAACTATTTTAGGTTTTGATCAATTTGAGAAAAACTCTAAAAAAGCAGTTCAAATTATTAAAGACAATAATGCATCTTTAGATATTGCTTTAAATACAACTGACAACAGAACGTTACATACAAAAGAAATGTATTTTGAACCTAAGTTAACAACTGAAGGTAAAAATCAAGTATTAACGTTACAGTTAAAAGCGGCTCCAGATCAGTTTTTAGAATATCGTTATGTGTTAAAGCCTAACGAATATATGTTGGATTTTGCTATCCGTTCTCAAGGGTTAGAAAAAGTAGTGAATACTTCAAAACCATTGGATTTAGAATGGCAAATGAAAACGTACAGAAACGAAAAAAGTGTTTCTTATGAAAACAGATATTCTGAAATCGTTTTTGAATATGAAGATGGAAAAGACGATTATTTAAATGCTGCTAGAGATTCTGAAGACGAAGCAAAAGATGTTTCTTACATTGCTTTCAAGCAACATTTATTTACTTCTATTTTATTAACAGATACTAAATTTAAAACGGCTAAATTTAAGTCAGATAACTTAGTAGATGATGAAAAAGTAGATACAGTATTTACTAAACATTTTACAGCACAAGTTCCATTAGAATTTAAAAATGGAGCTGTAAACTATAATATGAATTGGTATTATGGTCCTTCAAAATACCAAATTTTAAATGGTTACGATAGAAATCTTGATGAAATTATGCCATTAGGTTGGGGAATTTTCGGATGGATTAACCGTTACATCTTTATTCCAGTTTTCGGATTAATTTCAAGCATTGGATTAGGTTACGGTTTGGCTATTATTTTATTTACGATTTTAGTTCGTATAGTAATGTCGCCAGTAACTTATAAATCGTATTTGTCACAAGCAAAAATGAAGGTTTTACGTCCTGAAATTGCTGAATTGAATGAAAAATTCAAAGACAACCCGATGAAGAAACAACAAGAAACAATGAAATTGTATTCTAAAGCAGGTGTTAATCCTATGGCAGGATGTTTACCAGCATTAATGCAAATGCCAATTTTCTATGCCTTGTTTCAGTTCTTCCCATCGATGTTTGATTTAAGACAAAAATCATTCTTATGGGCTGATGACTTATCGTCTTATGACAGTATTTATCAACTACCTTTCCATATTCCGTTTTATGGAAGTCACGTGAGTTTATTCCCAATCTTAGCTTCTATTGCTATTTTCTTCTACATGAAAATGACTACTGGAGATCAAGCAATGAGTGCACCACCGCAAG of Flavobacterium channae contains these proteins:
- a CDS encoding CTP synthase, giving the protein MNQTKYIFVTGGVTSSLGKGIIAASLAKLLQARGYRTTIQKFDPYINVDPGTLNPYEHGECYVTDDGAETDLDLGHYERFLNVPTSQANNVTTGRVYLSVIEKERRGEFLGKTVQVVPHITNEIKERMQLLGKSGDYDIVITEIGGTVGDIESLPYIESVRQLIWELGENNGIVIHLTLVPYLAAAGELKTKPTQHSVKTLMESGIKADILVCRTEHELSSDLRQKLALFCNVKKEAVIQSIDASTIYEVPNLMLEEGLDRVALKKLDLPEKNSPDLTNWNEFLFRLKNPKHEINIGLVGKYVELQDSYKSILEAFIHAGAANETKVNVISIHSEFLDANSAESQLKDLDGILVAPGFGGRGIEGKIDTVRYARENNIPFFGICLGMQMSVIEYSRNVLGYADANSTEMNENTAHPVINLMEEQKNIENMGGTMRLGAWKCSIKENTLAHKIYGTTEIMERHRHRYEFNGAFLNELEKAGLVASGVNPDTKLVEIVEIPTHPFFIGVQYHPEYKSTVANPHPLFVNFVAAAVQHKNK
- a CDS encoding OsmC family protein, encoding MATSKVTYLGDLRTSSIHLQSGSEIISDAPLDNNGKGEAFSPTDTVANGLASCMFTVMGIKARDMEFDFSGSTAEVTKIMGTEPRRITEIHVTFNFTINPDEKTKTILERTAMTCPVFYSLHPDIKKEIVFNWK
- a CDS encoding DUF3820 family protein, whose amino-acid sequence is MASNHELLIKLAHTKMPFGKYEGYYLIDLPEYYVVWYANKGFPKGQLGEQLKLVHELKLNGLEQLVRNIRRNFPKK
- the yidC gene encoding membrane protein insertase YidC, coding for MEEKKLDLNSIIGFVLISGILIWMLWSNAPTPEEIKEKEKKEQLEKQAKEVNKETSAEVANPVADSTKNAAAQAQLGSFGYSATLPSATNAVTEIKNEVLSLKISNKGGYIVDATILGFDQFEKNSKKAVQIIKDNNASLDIALNTTDNRTLHTKEMYFEPKLTTEGKNQVLTLQLKAAPDQFLEYRYVLKPNEYMLDFAIRSQGLEKVVNTSKPLDLEWQMKTYRNEKSVSYENRYSEIVFEYEDGKDDYLNAARDSEDEAKDVSYIAFKQHLFTSILLTDTKFKTAKFKSDNLVDDEKVDTVFTKHFTAQVPLEFKNGAVNYNMNWYYGPSKYQILNGYDRNLDEIMPLGWGIFGWINRYIFIPVFGLISSIGLGYGLAIILFTILVRIVMSPVTYKSYLSQAKMKVLRPEIAELNEKFKDNPMKKQQETMKLYSKAGVNPMAGCLPALMQMPIFYALFQFFPSMFDLRQKSFLWADDLSSYDSIYQLPFHIPFYGSHVSLFPILASIAIFFYMKMTTGDQAMSAPPQEGMPDMGKIMKVMIYISPLMMLFFFNNYASGLSLYYFISNLITIGIMLVIKNYIVKEDKIHAQIQENKTKEKKESKFQRKMREMMEQAEAQKAAQQKKK
- a CDS encoding amino acid ABC transporter substrate-binding protein, with the protein product MIKRVVFLFSLIFLIALPVQSQIKHVVAKGETVFQIAKKYEITPFDIYRLNPDAKNGVQENTTLLIPKGTGSKTITHVVEPKETLFGIAKKYNVTVADIESWNKVALQNGLKIGQQIFVSKPTAAELNLASTIVAKPKVNTNATTHIVEAKETKYGIATRYGLTVTELEQLNPQIIGGLNAGETLILKLGVVSKKVSSVTLVNYEVQPKETMYSLSKKFDISQGELITLNPDLQDGVKIGMILKVPSNGTGTYVSKTKDSVLVAKSKTNLFATVDKSKQRSLVLLLPFNMNKIETDSLKTKTEQLKTNKFLNLTLDFYAGALMAIDSAKTLGLPVNVKVYDVESTKYSSNVASIISKNNFENVDVVVGPFQNSVVETTAQLLSKYNVPVISPLSKERGLPMNNLYYTVPSEDLLRTSMFNYFKFKNGNVVAVISTKKTTSKDFIIANYPEVKHAAFNDKGALDVASLKSQLVKGQKNFVLMDIEKASSILNITNILKGLQKEYDIQLAVFELYDALNFEEIPMKNLAELKMLFPSATKVASTPEEVQFEKEFKKINNIYPNAAAKKGFDVIFDAMLRICQPDGFVKSAETTRTEYIENAFDYGSSNGLISNNATYLLYYDSDLTIKQAQ